The following coding sequences lie in one Musa acuminata AAA Group cultivar baxijiao chromosome BXJ3-1, Cavendish_Baxijiao_AAA, whole genome shotgun sequence genomic window:
- the LOC135629184 gene encoding probable CCR4-associated factor 1 homolog 11, whose translation MAINVGKANLVEHLELILSLRGSYPIVAIDTEFPGFIRDTPRDATEEERYNDVKHNVDNMHLIQLGVALFDEGGNTPWPGCCWQFNFSDFDPDVDASSPDSIELLTQSGHDFQQYRRHGIDARRCAYLVCVKLFCQPYSSKYVTFHGLYDVAFVIKMITRAPLPNTLNEFSDLVLVEPRRLVRGEMDLKMGIGAKVTVVVVGKYKSEAFEKFRKYKNKVENQTRKSIKIFDQIEELNGVSERRNCTLLDIVRLMINFADLPVSFYGYTLKIVDYLLNRIPTKSVVSTPYEIWKGKKLDLKVVKI comes from the exons ATGGCCATCAACGTGGGGAAGGCAAACCTTGTGGAGCACTTGGAGCTCATCCTCAGTCTCCGTGGCTCCTACCCGATAGTGGCAATCGATACGGAGTTCCCGGGGTTCATTCGCGACACCCCTCGCGATGCCACCGAAGAAGAAAGATACAATGACGTGAAGCACAACGTGGATAACATGCACCTGATCCAGCTGGGCGTCGCCTTGTTCGACGAAGGCGGCAACACCCCATGGCCGGGGTGCTGTTGGCAGTTCAATTTTTCGGATTTCGATCCCGATGTGGATGCTTCCTCTCCCGACTCCATCGAGTTGTTGACACAGAGCGGGCACGACTTCCAGCAATACCGACGACACGGCATCGACGCGCGGCGGTGCGCCTATCTGGTATGCGTGAAGCTCTTCTGCCAACCCTACAGCTCCAAGTATGTTACGTTTCATGGACTCTACGACGTGGCATTCGTGATAAAGATGATCACCCGAGCCCCACTGCCCAACACCTTGAACGAGTTCTCTGATTTG gttctggtagaacctaggagattggtgagaggcgagatggacctcaagatgggaattggagcaaaagttactgttgtGGTTGTTGGCAAG tacaagtccgaggccttcgagaaattcaggaAGTATAAGAACAAAGTGGAgaatcagactagaaagagtattaagatcttcgatcaaatcgaggag ctcaatggtgtatccgaaAGGAGGAATTGCACACTATTAGATATAGTGCGGTTAATGATAAATTTCGCCGACCTCCCCGTCTCATTCTATGGATACACCCTAAAGATCGTagattaccttctgaacagaattccaactaagtcggtggtatctactccatatgagatatggaaagggaaaaagctcgatcttaaggttgttaagatttag
- the LOC135629185 gene encoding PRA1 family protein E-like codes for MHNTSPPANVPISAYADPATVTPSRPSVSEARPSPPPAPPNASSPATCAADLVSSFKEHGRALISAQRPWLQLLDVTALALPASAGDACFRLRHNIAYFRTNYTLLCLSVLAVSLLWHPASLFAFIALTAAWFFLCFTRDRPVVLCGRPM; via the coding sequence ATGCACAATACATCGCCGCCCGCCAACGTTCCCATCTCCGCCTACGCCGATCCAGCCACCGTCACCCCATCGCGGCCTTCCGTCTCGGAGGCTCGCCCTTCTCCGCCCCCCGCGCCGCCTAACGCGTCCTCTCCCGCCACCTGTGCCGCCGACCTGGTCTCCAGCTTTAAGGAGCACGGCAGGGCCCTGATCTCCGCCCAGCGCCCGTGGCTGCAGCTTCTCGACGTCACCGCCCTCGCTCTCCCCGCCAGCGCCGGCGACGCTTGCTTCCGCCTCCGCCATAACATAGCCTACTTCCGCACCAACTACACCCTCCTCTGCCTCTCCGTCCTCGCCGTCTCCCTCCTCTGGCACCCTGCCTCCCTGTTCGCCTTCATCGCCCTCACCGCCGCCTGGTTCTTCCTCTGCTTCACCCGCGACCGGCCGGTCGTCCTCTGCGGCCGTCCAATGTAG
- the LOC135629186 gene encoding probable CCR4-associated factor 1 homolog 11, producing the protein MAINVGKANLVEHLELILSLRGSYPIVAIDTEFPGFIRDTPRNATEEERYNDVKHNVDNMHLIQLGVALFDEGGNTPWPGCCWQFNFSDFDPDVDASSPDSIELLTQSGHDFQQYRRHGIDARRCAYLVCVKLFCQPYSSKYVTFHGLYDVAFVIKMITRAPLPNTLNEFSDLVRTIFGQIYDLKYISRFCGGLRRGEIGLVGLSRLLNFEPVGIRHQAAYDSLLIGALFNEMKQRRHNVEDDRSASVLYGIENRCVENRRTRRIDRRGWPYARRQQNRLLAMGLAV; encoded by the coding sequence ATGGCCATCAACGTGGGGAAGGCAAACCTTGTGGAGCACTTGGAGCTCATCCTCAGTCTCCGTGGCTCCTACCCGATAGTGGCAATCGATACGGAGTTCCCGGGGTTCATTCGCGACACCCCTCGCAATGCCACCGAAGAAGAAAGATACAATGACGTGAAGCACAACGTGGATAACATGCACCTGATCCAGCTGGGCGTCGCCTTGTTCGACGAAGGCGGCAACACCCCATGGCCGGGGTGCTGTTGGCAGTTCAATTTTTCGGATTTCGATCCCGATGTGGATGCTTCCTCTCCCGACTCCATCGAGTTGTTGACACAGAGCGGGCACGACTTCCAGCAATACCGACGACACGGCATCGACGCGCGGCGGTGCGCCTATCTGGTATGCGTGAAGCTCTTCTGCCAACCCTACAGCTCCAAGTATGTTACGTTTCACGGACTCTACGACGTGGCTTTTGTGATAAAGATGATCACCCGAGCCCCACTGCCCAACACCTTGAACGAGTTCTCTGATTTGGTGAGGACCATCTTCGGCCAGATTTATGATCTCAAATATATATCTCGATTTTGTGGAGGACTGCGTCGGGGAGAGATTGGTTTGGTGGGACTATCAAGGTTATTGAACTTTGAACCCGTAGGGATCCGTCACCAAGCAGCATATGACAGTCTACTAATTGGGGCACTCTTCAACGAAATGAAGCAACGAAGGCATAACGTAGAGGACGACAGATCTGCATCGGTCCTCTATGGTATAGAGAATAGATGCGTCGAGAACAGGAGGACTCGAAGGATTGACCGCAGAGGTTGGCCTTACGCAAGACGGCAGCAAAACCGCTTGCTTGCCATGGGGTTGGCGGTTTAA